In Podospora pseudopauciseta strain CBS 411.78 chromosome 3, whole genome shotgun sequence, one genomic interval encodes:
- a CDS encoding hypothetical protein (COG:S; EggNog:ENOG503NVYZ) has translation MTMAQASSPPVLTPHKITRSYSEQVAELRAIKDKCIGHLQNKEEWVEKGILGSILQALQGSAPSHVRTEEDSVRLLCLELLASISGGGPQFLNPLHVVDVVPTVLSYISLTHQNSPRVVLTALRIIRNMTEATSAALPGHDDLNRLADAIFRPEHLESFHAILTQPSTDSVIQEQKRLVLSSIARLCNKEEHQNVLADSGVLDALATILASFIVARGEVIPGAEMVAETDGLADMIPAPAPRGASLALTLEAISAIICNSKFRCCMFVLSPAILAVLPLIDFTPASAEPRPPGAGGAAGKSHGAMDYLLPLMPGSQSRSSSQVAQLPPSSLSRNASSNRRSQTYKFTGFDPASEDSDADNPESPVVPWLLNLVRKTSGLERVAAASVLTSLFKANLTRLDREQELAYLLVPILCNLIRDHMKEIPPSIYTTTFIDSDTEKDWAILEKTPEVLARLVGGSEILQKSAHECGVIKTTAKLLKDAYELLASPLIPSPWTAFPRQSMVSEGSPPSCQLGPPGPVPLYIHRIRMRYSALTLVAGMCSSREDYRKELASQELVPFIVESLAVRPGKPQNRKGKSASKKEGKDGAERLAYGQNPTSVILAACHALRCLGRSVSILRTTFLDHDVWQPVYKLMKHPDLEVQIAACSVVINLLASSSPMVEPLLQAGISKILCEQAHSHEPGLRLNAVWALKHLILEVNNSRKKQLLEELEPGWLIQLISDDTSEEGAPYTRPRRSTDADEDEDMDAETTEEEEPHLWTWRGMDGNPRRMNSPRMQKAKEKLEMLRKADLNPARKARNDMIAIQEQALGFIQNFIMNPNTPQDQTELVDYLFSELGENRLFGILANKLKVRVVGAFGRKYSKGRDTLALYPQAKIIMAITFILVHIAASIPRHRQLVIAQTELLKLLGGNLDNESVDVRRGLCHLFENLSVLEDDEDRQPCAQRASELAKLGVLSKLEGLETNDADLYVRERAKAAVAQFKTPAMA, from the exons ATGACGATGGCCCAGGCCTCGAGCCCTCCAGTGCTCACACCGCACAAGATAACTAGAAGCTATTCAGAACAGGTTGCCGAGCTTCGAGCAATCAAGGACAAGTGTATTGGTCATCTGCAAAACAAAGAAGAATGGGTCGAGAAGGGTATACTGGGGTCTATCCTCCAGGCGCTACAAGGTAGCGCTCCGTCACACGTGCGGACAGAGGAGGACTCTGTTCGTCTGCTGTGTCTGGAGCTGCTTGCAAGTATCTCAGGTG GGGGGCCACAATTCCTTAACCCCCTTCATGTGGTCGACGTTGTCCCAACAGTCCTATCTTATATTTCTCTCACCCACCAAAACTCGCCCCGGGTCGTTCTGACAGCCCTCCGCATCATCCGCAACATGACCGAGGCCACGAGTGCTGCTCTACCAGGTCACGATGATCTCAACAGATTGGCCGATGCTATATTCAGACCGGAACATCTCGAGTCATTTCATGCTATTCTTACACAACCTTCTACCGATTCGGTCATACAAGAGCAAAAGCGCTTGGTCTTGAGTTCGATTGCCCGGTTATGTAATAAAGAGGAACATCAAAACGTTTTGGCCGACAGTGGTGTTCTGGATGCGCTCGCGACGATACTGGCCAGTTTCATTGTGGCCCGAGGCGAGGTCATACCTGGAGCGGAAATGGTTGCGGAAACAGATGGCCTAGCTGATATGATTCCAGCCCCGGCTCCCCGAGGGGCAAGTCTCGCCTTGACGTTGGAAGCAATATCGGCCATCATTTGCAACTCTAAGTTTCGTTGCTGCATGTTTGTGCTTTCTCCGGCAATCCTAGCCGTTCTCCCTTTGATCGACTTTACCCCTGCGTCAGCAGAACCAAGGCCTCctggtgctggcggtgccGCGGGCAAAAGCCACGGGGCTATGGACTATCTCCTGCCCCTAATGCCCGGTTCCCAGTCTAGGAGCAGTTCCCAGGTTGCCCAGCTTCCTCCCTCCAGCTTGTCGCGGAATGCTTCGTCAAACAGGCGCTCTCAGACATACAAATTTACTGGCTTCGATCCCGCTAGTGAGGACTCGGATGCTGACAACCCGGAGAGTCCTGTGGTGCCCTGGCTTCTCAATCTTGTGCGGAAGACAAGTGGGCTCGAGAGGGTGGCAGCGGCTTCTGTTCTGACGTCTCTGTTCAAAGCCAACCTCACCCGCCTGGACCGAGAACAGGAACTGGCTTACCTCCTTGTGCCTATACTCTGCAATCTGATAAGGGACCATATGAAGGAAATTCCTCCGTCGATTTACACGACCACATTTATTGACAGTGATACGGAAAAGGACTGGGCCATTCTGGAGAAAACGCCGGAAGTGCTGGCGCGCTTGGTTGGGGGGAGCGAGATCTTGCAGAAGTCTGCTCATGAGTGTGGCGTAATCAAGACAACGGCCAAGCTTCTCAAGGATGCATATGAGTTATTGGCTTCGCCGTTGATCCCGAGCCCGTGGACAGCATTTCCCCGTCAGAGTATGGTTTCGGAAGGGAGCCCTCCATCGTGCCAACTCGGACCGCCGGGGCCGGTCCCATTGTACATCCATAGGATCAGGATGAGGTACAGTGCACTGACGCTCGTGGCGGGGATGTGTTCATCGCGAGAGGATTACCGCAAGGAGCTTGCTTCCCAGGAGCTGGTTCCTTTTATTGTCGAGTCGCTTGCGGTACGACCCGGGAAGCCCCAAAATCGAAAGGGGAAGTCGGCTTCCaagaaggaagggaaagaTGGCGCTGAGAGGTTGGCTTATGGACAGAACCCCACCAGCGTGATTCTGGCGGCCTGTCATGCGTTGCGGTGTCTCGGGCGATCAGTCAGTATTCTAAGGACGACCTTTTTAGATCACGATGTCTGGCAGCCTGTTTACAAGCTCATGAAACACCCCGATTTGGAGGTGCAAATTGCAGCTTGCAGTGTTGTCATCAACCTCTTGGCAAGCTCCAGTCCCATGGTTGAG CCTCTTCTCCAAGCGGGTATCTCCAAGATCCTCTGCGAACAAGCACACTCTCACGAGCCAGGGCTGCGTCTCAACGCGGTCTGGGCACTCAAGCACTTGATCCTCGAAGTCAACAATAGCCGCAAGAAGCAACTcctggaggagttggaaccCGGGTGGCTCATCCAGCTGATCAGCGATGACACATCCGAAGAGGGTGCGCCGTACACGCGGCCGCGACGCTCCACGGATGctgacgaagacgaggataTGGACGCGGAAAcgacagaagaagaggagccTCACTTGTGGACATGGCGGGGCATGGATGGAAACCCTCGCAGGATGAACTCGCCGCGGATGCAAAAAGCGAAAGAAAAACTCGAGATGCTGCGGAAAGCGGACCTGAACCCGGCGCGGAAAGCAAGGAACGACATGATTGCGATTCAGGAGCAGGCGCTGGGTTTTATTCAAAATTTCATCATGAACCCGAACACACCGCAGGACCAGACGGAGCTGGTGGATTACTTGTTTTCGGAGCTGGGTGAGAACAGGTTGTTTGGGATTCTGGCGAACAAGCTCAAGGtgcgggtggtgggggcGTTTGGCCGGAAGTATTCCAAGGGGAGGGACACGTTGGCGCTGTACCCACAGGCGAAGATTATTATGGCTATCACGTTTATCTTGGTGCACATTGCGGCAAGTATCCCCAGGCATCGACAATTGGTGATTGCGCAGACCGAGTTGTTGAAGCTGCTGGGGGGCAACCTCGACAACGAATCGGTGGATGTGAGGAGAGGTCTTTGTCACTTGTTTGAGAATCTGAGCGTcctggaggatgatgaggacagGCAGCCTTGCGCGCAGAGGGCGTCGGAGCTGGCTAAGCTTGGGGTCTTGTCGAAGCTGGAGGGTTTGGAGACTAATGATGCGGATCTATatgtgagagagagggcgaaggcggcggtggctCAGTTCAAGACTCCAGCAATGGCTTAG
- the VTC2 gene encoding Phosphate metabolism transcription protein (EggNog:ENOG503NVNK; COG:U) — translation MRFGKTLRQSVYPPWKDQYIDYAKLKSILREDKPDDEDEPWTEEDENRFCDEIFNTQLEKVAKFQETKIEELRNRTDEAAEKLKHLNEQQQSEEGGEGDAAQEEGEEGKHEEVAVDKQKLKEMEAELDGITNEVKELQKYSNLNYTGFLKIVKKHDRKRGDRYKIRPMMQVNLSNRPFNSEQAYSPLLNKLSYMYFAIRRFEAPDAGDVLPIDPDSQPETHNGEKYTAHKFWVHPDNLLEVKTYILRRLPALVYSEQSAKEVDGQQDPTITSLYFDNAKFQLYSKKVEREAEASSLRLRWYGQLSARPEILLEQKLLHENGTSEERKFAIKEKYVKAFLDGEYKMEKSVQKMERKGQKAEDVEEFKGTADAIQEFVRDNKLEPLVRANYVRTAFQNPGDDRVRISIDTDIAFIREDTLDRDRPCRDPKDWHRADIDNSNMTHPFKNINQSEVSRFPYAVLEIKLKEDVNNKRGRPVWIQDLMGSHLVYPCPRFSKFVQGVASLFEDYVNRLPFWLSDLNTDIRKDPQRAFQEEEERRARRAENEQVVGSFLGTKLSSYKPSRSSPAAKSYLADRMATDAAAAAASPKSGVTTSNQQQAVSTPAGDEAGESSQSQPLIPRENREINYGTLSSVLPGFSLSKYSRAKRAREAGITSLPPGVTEPKEWIKNSGPLQIEPKVWLANERTFLKWQHICVLLGGLAISLYTASASSKGGNLLGEVMGMVFLGVAAFTGGWSWWVLRRRREMIVGRSGKDFDFVLGPMVVAGALGVALVVNFGIAYQQAFEKHWGGDGGHHGNRSGVDMGDLR, via the exons ATGCGCTTCGGCAAAACCCTCCGCCAGTCGGTCTACCCGCCCTGGAAAGACCAATACATCGACTACGCCAAGCTGAAATCCATCCTCCGCGAGGACAAGcccgacgacgaggacgagccCTGGACCGAAGAAGACGAGAACCGCTTCTGCGACGAGATCTTCAACACTCAGCTCGAAAAAGTGGCCAAGTTTCAAGAGAccaagattgaggagctGCGCAACAGGACGGAtgaggcggcggagaagctGAAGCATTTGAATGAGCAGCAACAGTccgaggagggtggcgagggtgatgCTGCccaggaagagggggaggagggaaaacATGAAGAGGTGGCGGTGGATAAACAGAAACTCAAAGAGATGGAGGCAGAGCTGGATGGGATCACAAacgaggtcaaggagctgCAAAAGTATAGCAATCTGAACTATACCGGCTTCTTGAAGATCGTCAAGAAGCATGATCGCAAGAGGGGGGATCGGTACAAGATTCGGCCGATGATGCAGGTCAACTTGTCGAACCGGCCGTTCAACTCGGAGCAGGCTTACTCGCCGTTGTTGAACAAGCTGTCGTATATGTATTTTGCGATTAGACGGTTTGAGGCGCCGGATGCGGGGGATGTGCTGCCTATTGATCCGGACAGCCAGCCTGAGACGCACAATGGGGAGAAGTACACGGCGCACAAGTTTTGGGTGCACCCGGATAACTTGTTGGAGGTCAAGACGTACATcttgaggaggctgccggCGCTGGTGTATAGTGAGCAGTCGGCcaaggaggtggatgggcaGCAGGACCCGACGATTACGTCGTTGTATTTTGATAATGCCAAGTTCCAGCTGTATTCgaagaaggtggagagggaggcggaggcgagttcgttgaggttgaggtggtaTGGGCAGTTGAGCGCGAGGCCGGAGATCTTGCTGGAGCAGAAGCTGTTGCATGAGAATGGGACGAGCGAGGAGAGGAAGTTTGCGATCAAGGAGAAGTACGTCAAGGCGTTTCTGGATGGGGAGTACAAGATGGAAAAGTCGGTtcagaagatggagaggaaggggcagaaggcggaggatgtggaggagttTAAGGGGACGGCGGACGCGATTCAGGAGTTTGTGAGGGATAACAAGTTGGAGCCGCTGGTGAGGGCGAATTACGTGAGGACTGCGTTTCAGAATCCGGGGGATGATCGGGTGCGGATTTCTATTGATACGGACATTGCCTTCATCCGGGAGGACACGCTTGATCGTGACCGGCCCTGCCGCGATCCCAAGGACTGGCATCGGGCGGATatcgacaacagcaacatgaCCCACCCGTTCAAGAACATCAACCAAAGCGAGGTCTCCCGCTTCCCTTACGCGGTGTTGGAGatcaagctcaaggaggacgtcaacaacaagcgCGGCCGTCCAGTCTGGATCCAAGACCTCATGGGCTCCCATCTTGTCTACCCCTGCCCCAGATTCTCCAAGTTTGTCCAGGGCGTCGCCTCTCTCTTTGAGGACTACGTCAACCGCCTCCCCTTCTGGCTATCGGACCTCAACACCGACATCCGCAAGGACCCCCAGCGGGCCttccaagaagaggaagagcgTCGCGCCCGCAGAGCGGAAAACGAGCAAGTGGTCGGGTCATTCCTGGGGACCAAACTGTCGTCGTATAAACCCTCCCGCTCGtccccagcagcaaaatCCTACCTCGCCGACCGGATGGCGACtgacgctgctgctgccgccgcctccccaaAGTCAGGCGTTACAACCTCCAATCAACAACAGGCCGTGTCCACCCCCGCCGGCGATGAAGCCGGCGAGTCCTCCCAgtcccaacccctcatcccccgcgAGAACCGCGAGATCAACTACggcaccctctcctccgtccTCCCCGGCTTTTCCCTGTCCAAGTACAGCAGAGCCAAGCGCGCACGCGAAGCGGGCATCACCTCCCTGCCCCCTGGAGTGACGGAACCAAAGGAGTGGATCAAGAACTCTGGCCCGTTGCAAATCGAACCAAAAGTCTGGCTGGCAAACGAGCGGACGTTTTTGAAGTGGCAGCACATCTGTGTAttgctgggggggttggcgatCAGTTTGTACACTGCCTCTGCGAGCTCGAAGGGAGGGAACTtgctgggggaggtgatggggatggttTTCTTGGGTGTGGCGGCATTTACGGGGGGTTGGAGctggtgggtgttgaggaggaggagggagatgattgTGGGGAGGAGCGGGAAGGATTTTGATTTTGTGTTGGggccgatggtggtggcgggggcGCTTGGGGTAGCGCTGGTGGTGAATTTTGGGATTGCG TATCAACAGGCTTTTGAGAAGCAttgggggggtgatggggggcATCATGGGAATCGGAGTGGGGTTGATATGGGGGATTTGAGGTGA